The stretch of DNA GGTGTCCCGCCGCGGGACCAGCGGAACCGGAATACGCCTTAGTCTGCGCCTTAGGACCCAGCGCCCTTGAAGGTCTGCCACACGTTATGCCACGCGGCGTCGTTGGCCGGGTCGAGTTCGAGTAGCCGGTAGCCGGTCTCGAAGTACTCGGGCCGCACGATCGCGCTCCGCAAATTGTCCGGGATAAGTCGCTCTCTCACAAGAAGATCCGGCGTGATCGAATTCTGTGGCGGCTGATAACCGATCGCCGAGAAGTTTTCCATGGCGACCTCGGGCTCGAGCATGTGGTTGAGGAAAAGATGGGCGAGAACCGGGTTCTTGCCGCTTCGTGGCGTCACCAACATGTCGTTGTCAACCATGCCCTTGCCGTCCGTCGGGAACCAATATCGCAGGATCTCAGGGCCGGTCCCTTCTGGCAGATAGGACTGAGCGTTGATGACGTCGCCCGACCATATCTGCGCGAGACCGAGTTGGCCTGCAGGAAGCTCGCTGTACGCCGCGATCGTTACTTTGGGGGACGTCGCGGACACCAGCGCCTGAAGTTGCTCACCGATAACTCTCAAATCGGCAACCGATGACGTGTTGATATTTGTAATGCCTCGGCGCAGAAGCACCATGGCCATCGCGGTATGCCAGTCGTCCAGCACCGCGGTCTTACCCCTGTACACCGGATCCCAGAGCGAGTCGTAGGGATTCGGCAGCGCGCCGATGTCGGTGGAGACCTGATCGGTCCGCCAGCCGATACCGGTGGTGTAGATGGTGTACGGCACCGTGTAGCGCGACTCCCGGTCGTACCAGGGGTCGGTAAAGCGCGGCCAGACGTTCGTGATGTTCGGGATGTAGGTATGGTTCAGCGGCCGCAGCAGGCCACCGGTCACCAGCCGGCTCATCTGGGTGTAGTTGGCGTTGTAGACGTCGAAGTCGGCGCCGCTGCGCAGTTTGGTGGCGGCTTCGTCACTGTCGTCGAACGTCGTTATCTCGACCTTGGTCCGGTATCGATCCTCGAAAGCCTTGACCGCTTGTGGGCCGAGATAGTCCGGGTAGTTGTAGATCTTGAGCGTCGCGTCTTTCTCCGGCGCGAGCCCGTCGGCGATGGGTTTGTTGTCACCGGAAATGGGCCAGGTGACCGGATTGTTGGGCGCGGCCAGCGTCACGCTCGGTCGCGGGGACGACGACGTAGCGTTCTTCGAGCAGGCCGGCAGGATTCCGCCGAGGGCGGGGACGCTCGCGGCGAGAAATGCGGCGCGCGTCAGGAATTGGCGTCGGGTGGTGGACTTTGGCATGTGGGGCCTTCCCGCGGGACCGTTTTCGGAGCGTAACAGCACCCTGAACTGCCAGTCCGGCCAGAAGTTGCGCCGCGTCGGGCAGAATCCTGAAGATGGCGTGGGACTTCTCTACCGAACCGGAATTTCAGAAGAAGCTCGACTGGGTCGAGGAGTTCTGTCGGGAAGAGGTAGAGCCCCTGGAGTATGTGTTCCCCTACGCGGTTCGATCGCCTGATCCCCACGTCAAGGCCTACGTCCGCGACCTGCAGCAGCAGGTCAAGGACCAGGGGCTGTGGGCGATCTTCCTCGACAAGGACCTTGGCGGCCCGGGCTTCGGTCAGCTCAAGCTGGCACTGCTGAACGAGGTCATCGGCCGTTATCAAGGGGCTCCGCAGATGTTCGGCGCGGCCGCCCCCGATACCGGAAACATGGAGATGCTCGCTGCCTTCGGCACCGAGGAACAGAAACGGCGGTGGTTGGAGCCGCTGCTGAACCAGGACATCTTCTCCGCGTACTCGATGACCGAACCGCAGGGTGGCTCCGACCCCAATCTCTTCAAGACCCATGCCGTGCGCGACGGTGACGAATGGTTGATCAACGGCGAGAAGTGGTTCACCTCAGCAGGTCGTGTCGCCGACATCCTGTTCGTGATGTGTACCAACGGCATGTTCGTGGTTCCGCGCAAGACCCCGGGTGTGGAGATTCAGCCGGAACCCCGCAACCACAACCACATCATCTACCGCGATGTGCGGGTTCCACTCGACCATCTCCTCGGACCTGAGAACGGCGCAAAGACCCTCGCGCAGCGCCGACTTGGCGGCGGCCGCATCCACCACGCAATGCGCACCATCGCCCAGTGCAAGCTCGCGTTCGACATGATGTGCGAGCGGGCGCTGTCGCGCGAGTCGCACGGCAAGGTCATCGCCGAGCACCAGATGGTGCAGGAAAAGATCGCCGACTGCTACGCCGCTATCCGGATGCTGCGGTTGTTGGTGCTCGAAACCGCTTGGAAGATCGACAATTCCAGCACCAAAGACGCGCGCACCGACATCGCAACCGTCAAGTTCACCATGGCCAAGGTGTTGAGAGACGTGTCGTTCAACGCACTGCACATCCTCGGCTCACTCGGCACGACGGACCTCACCCCGCTGCAGGCGATGTACGCGAGCGCGCCGACGATGGGTCTCGCGGACGGCGCCGACGAGGTGCACAAGGCTACCGTCGCGCGCCGTGTGCTGCGCGACTACCAGCCGCAGCAGCACCCGTACTGGCCGACGGAATACATCCCTGCCAAGCGCGAGGCCGCGTGGGCGAAGTTCGAGCCCAAGTTTGAAGCCGACCCCGAATTGCGCGCTGCGGCGCAGGGTTACAAGAAGTACTTTTCGCGACGGCGCTGAGAGTGACGGTCCGTCGATCAAGCTACGGCCCATCCAACTCCCGAGAAACCCGCCCACGTCTGCCCTTCGCCTGAGATGAGTTCGGTCATGCTTGCTCCAGATACACAGAAAACCCCCGGCCAGTACTGGCCGAGGGCACCAAAAAGGCCGCGAGGTCATACACCTCACAGCCGTCGCGAGCATATCAAAGCTTGTCAAGACCGACGCCGCACATCACGCGGTCGCGGCTACATGCGTGAGAACCTCTCGCGGTCGCTCTGCATTGCTCGAGCCGTCCTGAAGCCCAGCAACCGCATTCCGTGGTAGACCACCAGTGCGGCGATCGAGCCGAGCGCGATACCGGTGAACGTCAGATCGCCTGCCTGCCAGGTGAAGTCGGCGATGCCAATGATCAGCGGGATGGCTGCGGTCATCTGGTTCAGTGGCTTGGAGAAGTCGACGTCGTTGGTCAGCCAGATCCGCACGCCCAGGACGCCGACCAACCCGTACAACACGACCGTCGCACCGCCGAGCACACCCGGCGGAATCGCCGAGATCGCCGCACCGACCTTGGGGCACAACGATAATGAGATCGCTACCGCCGCGGCGACCCAATATGCCGCCGTCGAGTACACCCGCGTCGCCGCCATCACGCCGATGTTCTCGGCATAGGTGGTGGTCGCCGACCCACCGCCGAATCCCGCCAGCGTCGTCGCCACCCCATCGGCGGCCAGCGCGCGCCCCATCACCGGGTCGACGTCCATACCCGTCATCTGGCCCACCGACTTGACGTGCCCGATGTTCTCGGCCACCAGGGCAATGACTGCGGGCAGAAACATCGGCAAGACCGCCAGAGTGAAAGTCGGCGTGTGGAATTCGGGCAAACCCACCCACGACGCGGCCTTGATCGCCGAGGTGTCCACCTCGCCGAGGATCAATGCCAGCAGGTAGCCGACGACGACGGCGACGAAGATCGCCAATCTGCCGATGATGCCGCGGAAGAACGCCAGCGTCGAGACGAGCACCACCAGCGTCACCAGTCCGACCACCGGACCCTTCTCGAAGTTCGACTTCGCAGCGGGCGCGAGGTTGAAACCGATCAGCGCGACGATCGCGCCCGTCACGACTGGCGGCAGCGTGACATCGATCCAGTGAGTGCCGACCAGATGCACGACCGCGCCGATGATGATCAGCACGACACCGACCGCGACCAGACCGCCGAGCGCGCTTCCGGTCCCGTGCGACGCCACCGCGGCCGTCACAGGCGCGATCACCGAGAAGCTCGAGCCCAGATAGCTCGGTAACCGGTTGCCGGTGATGAGTAGGAACATCACGGTGCCGACGCCGGAGAACAACAACGTGGTGGCGGGCGGGAAACCGGTGAGTACGGGAACGAGGAACGTGGCGCCGAACATCGCCACCACATGCTGAGCGCCGAGCCCGATGGTCCGGGCCCAGCTCAGCCGCTCATCGGGCGCGACGACGAAGTCGGGGTCGGCCTGCGTCTCGACGTGTTTCCAAGTCAGCGGGATCACGATGTCTGACTACACACGATGTGCCGCCGTGCCGCACGTTGATCGGAGTATCGTCGGCGTATCTCGGGGGAGGTAGCCATGTCGATTGAGGACAACAAGGATCTGGTCCGTCGGTTCTACCGAGAGATAGACGCGGGCAACATCGATGCACTGGACGAACTGGTGGCCGAGGATTACCTGGACCATTCACCGCCGCCGTTCCCCGGCCTCGACGCTTCCGGGCGCGACGGGCTCAAGCAAGCCTTCCGGCTGTTCTGGGAGGCTACGCCCGGCACCCATGACATCGAGGACCAGATCGCCGAAGGCGACAAGGTGGTGACAAGGCTGACCGCCCGCGGGACCCACATTGGCGAGCTTCCCGGCATCCCCGCGACTGGCAACGAGATGTGCATGACGGCCACGGTGATTCACCGCATCGCCAACGGCCGGCTAGTCGAGAAATGGTCCGATAAGGACGTGCTCGCGATGCTGCAGCAGCTGAACGTCATTCCGCCGCTGCACTAGTCGCCGAACGCGGGACCCGATTTGGCCGCGCGCGACCTGGTCACGACGTAGGCCACTGCGCCGACCGCCACCACTGCAGCGCCCACCAGCACAGAGGAGACCGGCAGCAGGACGGCCAGCACCACACAGCCGACCAGGCCGATGACGGGAATCACCCTGCGACGCAAAGCTTCATGTCGCCGGCCTTCCGACTCCAGCGTGAATGCCGAGGCGTTGGCGATCGCGTAGTACAGCAGCACCGCGAACGACGAGAAGCCGATCGCACCCCGCACATCGACAAGCGCCGCCACGGCGGCGACGACTACTCCGACCACGACCTCGGCCCGATATGGGCTCTTGAACCGCGGATGCACCGCGGCCAAGGCGTGCGGCAGATGCCGGTCGCGTGACATCGCCAGCGTGGTTCGGGAGACGCCGAGAATCAAGGCCAGCAGCGAACCCAGCGCGGCGACAGCGGCCCCGGCCCGAACTACCGGCTCCATCCCCGCGAAGCCAGCGGCACGCACGGCGTCGGCCAGTGGAGCGCTCGCCGAAGCCAATGCGGGACCGCCCAATTCGCTCAGCACGGCGATCGCCACCACCGCGTAAACCACCAGCGCGATGCCAAGCGCGATCGGGATGGCCCGCGGAATGGTGCGGGCCGGGTCGCGAACCTCTTCGCCGAGCGTCGCGATCCTGGCGTAGCCCGCGAACGCAAAGAACAGCAGCCCCGCGGCCTGCAGCACGCCGCGCACGCCCGCGTCGCCGCCGAGCATCAACCGTGAACCGTCCACATCGCCGAACCCGAGTACGACGACCACCACCGCCGCAAGGACCGCCAGCACCGACGCGACGATCACCCGGGTCAGCAGCGACGACTTCTGGATACCGCGATAGTTCACCACGGTGAGCGCGATGACTGCGGCCACCGCCACTGCGTGCGCCTGGGCCGGCCACACGTAGAAGCCGACGGTCAATGCCATCGCCGCACACGATGCCGTCTTGCCGACGACGAAGCTCCATCCGGCGGTGTAGCCCCAGAATTCGCCGAGGCGTTCGCGGCCGTACACGTAGGTGCCGCCCGACCGGGGATACAGCGCGGCCAGCCGTGCCGACGACGTTGCATTGCAGTAGGCGACGACGGCGGCGACCGCCAATCCGATGAGCAGGCCCGAGCCCGCAGCAGCCGCGGCGGGGGCCAGTGCGACGAAGATGCCCGCGCCGACCATCGAGCCGAGGCCGATGATGACGGCGTCGAAAGTGCCGAGCCGCCGCTGCAGTGCAGGGCCGTGCGGCGTGCTCACGCCTGCGAATGCTACGTCAGGAAACCGGGTCTTTGCCGAACACCGATTCGCGACCCCAAAGGGTTGCCGCCACGGCAACCACAGCGACGAGAACGATTGACCCGATCGCCACCAGCGGAATGGTCCACAGCCGGCGGATGAGTAGCGCCGTTTCGCAATGATCGACGTAGTTGTCCGTCCCGGCCGCAGACGCCGCCTGGCTCAGATCGGTGAGGTATCCCGTTCCGCACTTGATCTGAAATCCGTATTGGTCGAACGAGTCGAGGAAGACGGGGAAATTCAGTGCCAACAGTCCGACGATGATGAGGGAGAAAGCGACGATGCCGATGTAGAACGCGCGATGGTGGTAGTGATGCAAAGGGTTCCCCGTTCAGGTCATGCAGACGTCTGCGAACAGCAGTACCGGCCAGGACACGATCGACCCCAGGTACGAGACCAGGTACGGAGTGCCAAGCACTACCGCGACGACGATCAATCCACCTATCGTCACCTGGAATCCCAACCGTCGCGGCGCGTCGAGCACGGCACTATGTTAATGGCCATTCTTGACGTACACGACTATTTCTTGTGATTTTCCAACCAAAGTGGGCCGCTATGTATGGCTCGCGTCCGTTATGGTGTTGGCCATGGCGCGCACCAGGCCCACCCGCGCCGAGGGTGTCCGGCGCCGGCCGAAGGATCGCAAGGCGCAGATCGCCCGCGCGTCGGCTGAGGGGTTCAGCGCGCTTGGTTATTACGGCGTCAGCATGGAGACCATCGCGAAACGGGTGGGGATCTCCGCCGCCGCGCTGTACCGCCACTACTCGAGCAAGTACGAGCTGTTCCGCGACGCGGTACTCAACCTCGGCCAGCAATTGGTCGACTGCACGTTCTTCGCCGACGAGGCGGACGGTGATGCCGAGCTGACGCTGCATCGGCTCGTCTCGGCGCTCATCGACACCGCGATGGCCAACCGCGAATCCGGTGGGCTCTACCGCTGGGAAGGCCGCTACCTGCACGGCGATGACCAAGCCACGCTGATCGCCCAGATGCGTACCGTGCACCACCGGATCCAGCTGCCGCTGATGGCAATTCGGCCGGAGCTGACGTCGCGGCAGAGGTGGACCTTGTCGACCGCCGCGCTGTCGGTGATCGGCAGCATCGTCGATCACCGAGCGAAGCTGCCCGCTATCCAGGTCCGGGCATTGCTCGCCGATCTCGCCGACGCGGTGCTCGCCGCCGACCTTCCCGACGTCGAAAGCACCGTGTCCGAGGCTCGGCCTCCCCTCACCGGCGGTGCGGAAACCCCGAAATACGAAGCGCTGCTGAATGAGTCGATGCGCCTGTTCAACCTCAAGGGCTACCGCGACACCAGCATGGAAGATATCGCGGCGGCCGTGGGAATGCCGGCGTCCGGCATCTACCGGTACTTCTCGGGTAAGAGCGACATCCTCGCGGCCGCGTTTCGGCGGGCGGCCGACCGGCTGTCGGAGGAGATGTTGGACATCGTGGCCAACACGCCCGATCGCGAAGAGGCGCTGACCGCGGTCATCGATGCGTACGTGCTGCGGTCATTCGACCGTCCCGAACTGGACTACGTGTATTACACCGAGCGGCTCAACATGACACCTGGCGACCAGAAGATCCTGCGAAACCTGCAGCGCGCCAACGTCGAATCGTGGGTGGAGCTGGTGGTGTCGGTGCGGCCTGATTGGACGCCGGGGCAAGCGCGCTTCGCTGTGCACGCCGCGATGTCACTGGTGATCGACCTGGGCCGGCTGATGCGGTACGACAACTCCGCGCCGGTCCGGGCGGTCGTCGAGCGCTTGGTGGACCTGACGCTGCTCGGTCGCTACCGGTTGCGCGCTGCGTTGCCCGCCAAGTAGTCCAGGTAACCGATGGTGCCGACGGCGGCCAGCGGCCGAGTCTTGGCCGAACTCAGCCCAAGCCCAAGTGCCGTCTCGACGCCGCCGTGGATGTAGACCCGCTGGCGGGTGTTGCGCGGAAACGCGGACTTCGTGATCCCGTCGAACAACTGTGGGCTGGTGAAGTGCGACAGCCCGACGCCGGCTACCACCAGCCCGGCGAACTTAGTGAGACGCGAATTGGTTTTCGGCACAGCTGCTGGCCCTCTCTGATCACGCAATCTGGTAGTCGCTCAACGGAAAATCCGATGCCTCTTTGATCGCCCTGCTTGTTGACATCGGCCGCAGCAGTGTCGGCTCGCCCTGCGGGTTGAAGTAGTAGGACCGCGACGTCGCGCAGTTGCCGATCGTCCACAGCGAATCGCCAAGCAGGTCGGTCATCCGGTCGCGGTAGCGGGTGTTGGCGTCCTCGGTCACCTCGAAGGTCGTGGCGCCGCGCTTCTTGAGCTCACCGAACAGCCGGTCCATGTGCCGCATCTGATACTCCATCGTGTTGAAGAAGTTCAACCCGAGGAATGCAAAGGGACTGGCCAGGCTCAGATAGTTCGGGAAGTACGGCATCGTCACGCCCTGGTACGCCTGGAATCTGGTTTCACGCCACCACTTTCCGAGGTTGCGGCCCTCCCGGCCGATGACCTCGATGGCGGGGAAGTTGGCCTCCCACAGGTCGAAGCCGGTGGCCAGCACCAGGGTGTCGATGACCGTCTTCGAGCCGTCGGCGTTGACGATGCCGTCGGCCTCGATGCGGGTGATGCCGTCGGTCTGCAGATGCACGTTCGGCTTCGTGAAGGCGCGGTAGTAGCCGTTGGAGAACGTCGGCCGCTTGCAGCCGAAGTCGTAGTCCGGGGTGAGCCTGCGGCGCAGCTCCTTGTCGCGGATCGACGCGAAGCGGTGCATCTTCGACAGGTCTGCGGCGGCGATGTTGAGCCTGCGAAAGTGCCGGTGGTGGATGATCGCGGTGTTGATCATCACCTCGTAGATCGAGTCGGTCAGCCAGCGAATCGCGCGCTGTGTCAACGGGATTCGGGCGAACAGCCGCTTGGCTCGGTCACCGAAGCGAATGTCGATCTTCGGCACCACCCAGATCGGGGTGCGCTGGTAGACGGTCAGGTCGGCAACCCGTTTCGCCAGTTCGGGGATGAGCTGGACAGCGGTGGCACCGGTGCCGATGACGGCGACCTTGCGGCCGGCCAGCGGATACTCGTCGTCCCACGCGGTGGTGTGGATGACCTTGCCCGCGAAGTCCATCACGCCGGGGATGTCTGGCACCTTCGGCTGCGACAGGAAGCCGGTGGCGGTGATCAGGAATCGCGTGGACAACACGTCGCCATCGGCCAGCGTGACCTTCCATACGCTGGCTTCCTCGTCCCAGCGAGCACCCTCGACGACGGTGCGCAAGCGCATATGCCTGCGGATGTCGAACTTGTCGGCGACGTCGTCGGCGTACTGCTTGATCTCTCCACCGGTGGAGAACAGTCGCGACCAGTTCGGGTTTGGCTCGAAGAAGTACGAGTACGTGGTGGTCGGGACGTCGACGGCCAAGCCTGGGTAGCGGTTGACGTGCCAGGTTCCGCCTAGGTCATCCTCGCGATCCAGGATCACGAAATTGTGGTAGCCCATCCGCTTGAGCTGGATGCCTGCGCCTATGCCGCCGAAGCCGGCTCCCACAATGACCGCGTCGTAAAGCTCCGAAGTCATGCGCAAGACGGTACCTCAGGTACCGGAAACTTTGCCGACCGGCTCAGTGCTTCAGCGACCCGGCTCGCGGCGGATCCAGAGTCGCAACGCACGTCACCGCCCGATCGCCTTGCGACCATGTTTCGGCTGTCGGATACAGCACGTACAGCTGGACCGTGTTGTCGGTCATCGCGTTGGGTGCATACGTGGCCAGCGCGGGTTCGCACTTGTTCTGATAGGCCTCGATCGCGGACTGTCCTGGAAAGTCGCCCTCGGGCATCAGCAGTACCGCGAAAACCTCGCCGGCGTGTGGCTGGTCGCAGCCGACGGTGTCGACGGTCAGCACGCGGGTGTTACCCGGTATCTCCTTGAGGCAGTCGCCGACTTTCACGTCCGTGGCGGTGACCGTGCCCTTGCCGATGATCACCACGAAGACGATGACGGCGATGGCCATCAGCGCGAAGACGCCGACGATCAGGCCGATGATCAAGCCCCACCGCGTCTTCTTCGGTGGTGGACCGTAGGCGCCGAGCGAAGGCGCCTCCCCGTAGGGCAGTGGCGGGGGAGGAGGCGGATATGCGCCCTGCTGGGGCGGGGGGTAATCGCCAGGAGGGTACGCGCCAGGAGCAGGCGGCGGGTACGCGCCGGGAGGGGGCTGCGGTGGGTACGCGCCCGGGGGCGGTGGGTATCCGCCCTGTTGCGGCGGGTAAGGGTTTTGGGCCGGCTGGCCATACGGTCCCTGCGGCGGTTCGCCGTATGGCGGGGGATTGCTCGGCGGTGTACTCACGCGCTGACCCTAGCGTCAATCGCGAAGCGATGACCACCGTTCATGCCTCGACATAGCGATGCAAACGATGGACCCGTCGCGGTTTGCCCACGCGACCCGAAACGCGGGGCCCTCCGGCGAGTTCGGTGCGTAGTCGAAGAACTTTGATCCGCAGTCGGCGACAGTCGCGTCGGGCTGGGTGAGGATTGCGAACACCTCGCCGTAGTGGGGCCGGTCGCAGCGCACCCGCTTCACCCAGGTCGGCATGTGGTCGTCGTAGGCTTCCTTGACGCAGTCTCCGGTGTTGAGGTCGGCGGCCCGTACCGACTTCCCTTGTGCGGACACCCCATACGCGATGACCGAGCCGATGACCACGATCCACATCGCCGAGATGACGAGCGCCGCGATCGCCAGTCCGCGGCCGCGCTGGTGACTTCTCCGGATCTGCACCAAGGCCAAGATCGCGAAGATCACGCTGAGGATGATGCCGCCGAGGATGCCGAGCACGAACGCGGCGATCGCCCAGCCGTTGCTCCCGCCAGGCCGTTTCGGGTCGGGCGGGAGCGCTCTCACCCGAGCAACCGTAGTGCGGCGTCGACCGCCAACCCCGGGACATCGAGGGTTTTGGAGCCCAGGTCGTGACGGGCTCCGGTGATTTCGACGAGCTCGGTCGCGGCGGAGATCAGCGCCGCGGCGGGGCGCAGTTCATCGATGGTGCCGAACGGATCGGCGGTGCCATGGGTGAACACCGTCGGCGCCGTGATGCGCGACAGGTGCTCGGTGCGGGCGCGCTCGGGCTTGCCCGGCGGGTGCAGCGGATACGAGAAGAGTGTGAGCACGTCGACGGCGGCGGCCTCATCGGCGATGACCATCGACGTCATCCGGCCGCCATAGGAGTGGCCGCCCGCGACGACCGGACCCTTCGTCAGCGTGCGGGCCAACTCGATGGCCTCGACGACGCCGGCCTGGTCGGTGGCTGCCGAGCCGGACGGCGGCCCCTTGGGCCGTCGCCGCCGGTACGGCAGGTTGTACCGGACGGCGAGCCAGCCGCGGCTGGCCCACTCGTCGCAGATCCTGATCAGCAGCGGTGACTCCCGGCTACCGCCCGCGCCGTGGGTCAGCACGACTGCACCCTTGGCTTTGCCTTTGGGCTCGTGCGCGACGCCGGCGATCTCCTCGATTGTCATGAGTTGAGTCTGAACAGTGCCGACACCGGACCGTGGCCGTGGCCCAATGGGTATGCGGCGCGCAGACATTCGGTGACCCATTGTTTCCCGAACGCGACGGCGTCGGGCATCGAGTAGTTGTGCGCGAGCGCGCACGCCGTGGCCGCGGAAAGGGTGTCGCCGGCCCCGTGGTCGTGGCCGGTGTGCACCCGTTCAGAGTCGAACTGATGGAAGTCGGTGCCGTCGAACAACATGTCGGGGCTGTTCGCTGACGATCGCAGGTGACCGCCCTTGACGAGCACCCATTCTGGACCGAACGCGTGTAGCGCTCGGGCGGCCTCACGCTGCGATTGTTCGTCGACCACTTCGATATCGACGAGTAGCCGGACCTCATCGAGATTCGGTGTGATCAACGACGCCAGCGGGAACAGCTCAGTACGGAAGGAATCCAGTGCACTCGGATGCAACAGCGGGTCGCCGTGCATCGAAGCGCAGACCGGATCGACCACCAGCGGCACGTTTCCGGCCAAACCTTGTGTGCGCCAGGTATCTGCGATTGTCGCGATGATTTCCTTCGACGCCAGCATCCCGGTCTTGGCCGCCTGCACCCCGATATCGGTGGCCACCACCTCGATCTGCGCTGCGATGGTCTCTTCCGGAACTACGTGAAACCCCTTGACGCCCAACGAATTCTGTACGGTCACGGCAGTCACCGCCGCAAGTCCATGCACACCGAGCAGCGCGCACGTCCGCAGATCGGCCTGTAGTCCGGCACCACCGCCGGAGTCGGATCCGGCGATGGTCAGCACCCGCAGCGG from Mycobacterium sp. JS623 encodes:
- a CDS encoding alpha/beta hydrolase family protein encodes the protein MTIEEIAGVAHEPKGKAKGAVVLTHGAGGSRESPLLIRICDEWASRGWLAVRYNLPYRRRRPKGPPSGSAATDQAGVVEAIELARTLTKGPVVAGGHSYGGRMTSMVIADEAAAVDVLTLFSYPLHPPGKPERARTEHLSRITAPTVFTHGTADPFGTIDELRPAAALISAATELVEITGARHDLGSKTLDVPGLAVDAALRLLG
- the thiD gene encoding bifunctional hydroxymethylpyrimidine kinase/phosphomethylpyrimidine kinase — protein: MNFLPLTPPGQTPLRVLTIAGSDSGGGAGLQADLRTCALLGVHGLAAVTAVTVQNSLGVKGFHVVPEETIAAQIEVVATDIGVQAAKTGMLASKEIIATIADTWRTQGLAGNVPLVVDPVCASMHGDPLLHPSALDSFRTELFPLASLITPNLDEVRLLVDIEVVDEQSQREAARALHAFGPEWVLVKGGHLRSSANSPDMLFDGTDFHQFDSERVHTGHDHGAGDTLSAATACALAHNYSMPDAVAFGKQWVTECLRAAYPLGHGHGPVSALFRLNS